The Engystomops pustulosus chromosome 1, aEngPut4.maternal, whole genome shotgun sequence genome has a window encoding:
- the LOC140128226 gene encoding baculoviral IAP repeat-containing protein 1-like: MALGSLCHLEKLVLPVGDGMAHAAKLVIKQLCNLPNLQFLNIMEILDDESIALLAEEAKNGTLKKLRELELLVNFNITESGWTTFFEEAEQMPELYLLDISRMYTQQIKSHATTVKSFVRLVSRLPSLVSVKMYGWLLDEDDLNMFNAMKQNHPQSKSLNIYRQWFLPFSPNIEQ, translated from the exons ATGGCGCTGGGCTCTCTCTGCCACTTGGAGAAATTGGTGCTGCCAGTCGGAGATGGGATGGCTCACGCTGCCAAACTGGTCATTAAACAATTGTGTAATCTTCCAAATCTGCAGTTCCTCAACATTATGGAGATATTAGATGATGAGAGCATTGCATTATTAG cGGAAGAAGCAAAAAATGGAACTCTCAAGAAACTTCGAGAACTTGAGCTACTAGTTAATTTCAACATCACTGAATCTGGGTGGACAACCTTCTTTGAGGAAGCAGAACAGATGCCAGAGCTATACCTTCTGGACATCAGCCGAATGTACACTCAGCAGATCAAGTCTCACGCTACCACTGTGAAATCCTTTGTCAGACTGGTGTCCAGACTTCCCAGTCTTGTATCTGTAAAAATGTACGGATGGCTCCTCGATGAAGATGATCTGAACATGTTCAATGCAATGAAACAGAATCACCCTCAATCCAAAAGCCTGAATATTTATCGCCAGTGGTTTTTGCCTTTTTCTCCAAACATTGAGCAATAA